CGTGTCCGGGCCGATGAACCTGGTCCGGGTCGCTGTTACCCAGATTGTGGCGAGGTAGGGGCAGATGATACTCGCGGCGATGTTCATCCCGATTATCCTCGGAGTCATCGTCTACCTCGTGCCGCGCAAGCTGAATCGCGGCCACGAACTCCTGGCGCTGGCCGGCACGGTCGTCACATTCATCCTTGCCGTCAGGCTCTTCGCGCTCGGCACGGCCAACGTCAGCTACAACTGGTTCACCATGGGCAACACCACGGTCGCGTTCGACTTCCGCCTCTATCCGTTCAGCCGCTTCATCATGGCCGCGGCGTCGGCCTTCGCGATGCTCATCACGCTCTACTCCTGGAAGCCGATTGCGGGACACAGCCGGATCAATGAGTATTACGCCTACCTGCTCATCTGCCTGGGTGCGACCAACGGTGCGGTGCTCAGCAACAACTTCCTGCTGCTCCTCGTGTTCTGGGAGACGCTGCTCATCCTCACCTACCTCTTCATCACGCTGGGCAAGCAAGGCGCCTACAAGACCGCGACCAAGAGCCTGATTCTCGGCGGCGTCGCCGACTTCCTGATGATTCTGGGCGTCGGCGTGCTCTGGATGCGGACCGGGACCCTGACCATGACCGACCCGAGCCTGCCGGTGGTCACGACCGGGTATGCCGGTGCCGCGTTTATCCTGATGATGATCGGCGCGTCGGCCAAGGCCGGCTCGATGCCGTTCCACACTTGGATACCGGATGCCGCGATTGACGCTCCCCTGCCGTTCATGGCCTTCCTGCCGGCAGCTTTGGAGAAGCTGCTCGGCATCTACCTGCTTGCACGCATCGGACTCGACTTCTTCCGGCTCGACCGGACCATGTCCATCGTCACGATGACACTGGGTGCCGTAACCATCCTCTTACCGGTCTTTGCCGCGCTGGTCCAGAAAGACTACAAGAAACTACTTTCCTTCCACGCCATCAGCCAGGTCGGATACATGGTCATGGGCATCGGCACTAACGTCGCGCTGGGAGTGGCCGGCGGCGTCTGGCACATGCTCAACCACTCGATGTACAAGAGCACGCTCTTCCTGACTGGCGGTTCGGTTGAGAAGCAGACCGGGACCACCGACCTCCGCCAGTTGGGCGGCCTCGGAAAGAAGATGCCGCTGACCGCCCTCTGCGCCTTCATCGCCGCGGCGTCCATCTCCGGCATCCCGCCGCTCAACGGCTACTTCAGCAAGGAGCTTGTCTACCACGGGGCCCACGAGACCGGGCTCTGGATATTCGTTATCGCCGCCATGCTCGGCTCGACCATGACCCTGGTCTCATTCCTCAAACTGACCTTCACCACCTACCTCGGTCAGAAGAAGCAGGCCCTTGAAGAGACCAGGGAAGCCCACTGGACCATGCTCGTGCCGATGCTCATCATCGCGGCGGGCTGCGTCCTTTTCGGCGTCTACAACCAGTTGCCCATCCGGCTCTTCATCCAGCCCTTGATATCCGCGCCCGGGGTCCCGTTCAGCAGTGTCGAAGTCGCCCAGCATTCCTGGCTGGTGACACCGATAACGCTGCTCGCCTTGGCGTTCCTTGCCCTCGGGTTTGTCGCCTTCTTTGTCGGCCGGGCCCGCACCCACGAGTCCCTGACCGCAATGGACTATGTCCACGACGCGCCGGTGCTGCGGACCCTGTACGGCTGGTCGGAGAAGCGGTACTTCGACATTTACGAACAGGGTGTCCGCTTCCTCCGCTGGCTGGCCGGCCTGGTCTTCCGTTTCATCGAGCGTCTGGCCGACTATCTGGTTGAAGGTACGGCGTGGCTGGGCGTTGCACTCGGCCAGCAGGTTCGCAAACTGCACACCGGCCTGCTTGCCGTCTACCTCTCCTGGGTCATCTTCGGCATCGTAATCCTGCTGCTGCTGGTCGGTGGAGTCTTCAAATGAGCGAAGGCTGGCTTCTCGCATTCGTGTTCCTGCCGATAGCCGGGGCCGCGCTCATACCGGTCGCGGAGAAGATTGCTAAATGGCTCACCGACACCATTGCCGTTGCGGTCCTTGCCGCACTGCTGGTCGGCGGCCTCGCCTTGTCCGGCTGGGTCCGCGAGGTCGGCTCGCTCAGCTTCGTGCTCCCCGGCGCGCTCCCGTCTGCCCAGACCCTCTACCTGGACAGCCTGAGCCTGCTCGTCCTGCTCGTCATCAATGCGATTGCCCTGTTCGCACTGATATTCTCGATTG
The genomic region above belongs to bacterium and contains:
- a CDS encoding proton-conducting transporter membrane subunit is translated as MILAAMFIPIILGVIVYLVPRKLNRGHELLALAGTVVTFILAVRLFALGTANVSYNWFTMGNTTVAFDFRLYPFSRFIMAAASAFAMLITLYSWKPIAGHSRINEYYAYLLICLGATNGAVLSNNFLLLLVFWETLLILTYLFITLGKQGAYKTATKSLILGGVADFLMILGVGVLWMRTGTLTMTDPSLPVVTTGYAGAAFILMMIGASAKAGSMPFHTWIPDAAIDAPLPFMAFLPAALEKLLGIYLLARIGLDFFRLDRTMSIVTMTLGAVTILLPVFAALVQKDYKKLLSFHAISQVGYMVMGIGTNVALGVAGGVWHMLNHSMYKSTLFLTGGSVEKQTGTTDLRQLGGLGKKMPLTALCAFIAAASISGIPPLNGYFSKELVYHGAHETGLWIFVIAAMLGSTMTLVSFLKLTFTTYLGQKKQALEETREAHWTMLVPMLIIAAGCVLFGVYNQLPIRLFIQPLISAPGVPFSSVEVAQHSWLVTPITLLALAFLALGFVAFFVGRARTHESLTAMDYVHDAPVLRTLYGWSEKRYFDIYEQGVRFLRWLAGLVFRFIERLADYLVEGTAWLGVALGQQVRKLHTGLLAVYLSWVIFGIVILLLLVGGVFK